TTTTCTCATGCCAATAAATTATATACCCCTAGGGGGGAAAGTCAACTTAACCGTCCGCCTAGGCGGATTAAGTCGCGCAAATAATTGCTGTACTAAGAAGCATCTTTGATTTAAAATAATCTAATATGAAAGCCAAAATTCCGGCGAACGTGGTCTGGCTCGGATTTGTCAGTCTTTTTAATGATATCGCTTCGGAAATGATCTATCCGATCGTTCCGATCTTCCTGACCGCCGTCTTGGGGGCGCCGATGGCGGTCATTGGTTTGATCGAAGGAGTGGCGGAATCGACCGCCAGCCTGCTCAAGGTCTTTTCCGGTTGGTTTTCCGATCTGATCGGCAAGCGCAAACCGTTGACTGTTTTCGGCTATTCTTTTTCTACTATCTCCAAGCTTTTTCTGGCTCTGGCTTATGCCTGGCCGATGGTCCTTCTGGCCCGCTTTATCGACCGCTTCGGCAAGGGGATTCGGGTCGCGGCCCGCGACGCCCTGATCGCCGATTCGACCGAGCCGGGAAGTCGGGGGGCGGTCTTTGGCTTTCACCGGGCGATGGATACCTTGGGCGCGGTTGGCGGACCGTTATTGGCGATGGGGTTAATGGCGCTCTTTCATGACCGCTTCCGGCTGATCTTTGTGATCTCTTTTATTCCCGCTTTGATCGGGGTCATAATTCTCCAACTTTTCGTTAAAGAGGTCAGAAAGCCGACCCCGCCAAAAGAACGGCTCAAGGTCGGCTGGCGGGATTTTGGGGCGAGATATAATTGGTTCTTACTGATCAGCCTGATTTTTTCCTTGGGGAACAGCTCCGATGTTTTTCTGATCCTGCGGTCCAAAGACCTGGGGTTATCGACTTTTTTGGTGGTTTTTGCTTATGTCATATACAATGTAACTTACGCCGGGCTGTCATACCCGGCCGGTTTAATGGCCGATAAGATCGGTTACCGGAAAGTCATTTTTGCCGGATTTTTTATCTTCGCGCTGGTTTATGCCGGTTTTGCCCTGACCACTTCGGCGGTTTCCGTTTGGGTCCTTTTCGCGGTTTATGGTTTTTATATTGCTTTTACTGAAGGGGTCAGCAAAGCCTATATTGCCGATTTGGCGCCCAAGGACCAAGTCGGGACGGCAATTGGTCTTTATTATACCGTGACCGGCGTGGCGGTCCTCTTTGCCAGTTTGGCGGCTGGTTGGTTATGGGGAACGTACGGTCCGGCCGGTCCTTTTTATTACGGCGCGGTAATGGCGCTCCTTGCTTGCGCCTTGTTTGTTGTTTCGTTGCCGATCTTAAAAGGAGTCAAATGACCAATCGGTTGATGATCGCGCTGGCAATTACGGTTATGATAATGTTGGCCGAATTTATTGGCGGCTACCTGGCCAATAGTCTCGCCTTGATCTCCGATGCCGGCCATATGCTGACCGATTCGATGGTCCTGGTCTTTTCCCTGCTGGCGGCGCTGATCGCCGGGCGCGCGGCCGAT
This window of the Candidatus Margulisiibacteriota bacterium genome carries:
- a CDS encoding MFS transporter → MKAKIPANVVWLGFVSLFNDIASEMIYPIVPIFLTAVLGAPMAVIGLIEGVAESTASLLKVFSGWFSDLIGKRKPLTVFGYSFSTISKLFLALAYAWPMVLLARFIDRFGKGIRVAARDALIADSTEPGSRGAVFGFHRAMDTLGAVGGPLLAMGLMALFHDRFRLIFVISFIPALIGVIILQLFVKEVRKPTPPKERLKVGWRDFGARYNWFLLISLIFSLGNSSDVFLILRSKDLGLSTFLVVFAYVIYNVTYAGLSYPAGLMADKIGYRKVIFAGFFIFALVYAGFALTTSAVSVWVLFAVYGFYIAFTEGVSKAYIADLAPKDQVGTAIGLYYTVTGVAVLFASLAAGWLWGTYGPAGPFYYGAVMALLACALFVVSLPILKGVK